A window from Cryobacterium sp. SO1 encodes these proteins:
- a CDS encoding TrkA family potassium uptake protein: protein MAKFRSSSFSLFGQRQPARLAEEDSVVVIGLGRFGSALALELMESGTEVLGIDDDEEIVQAHNRLLTHVVRADSTKEETLRQLSVPEFSSVVVAIGSDIQANILTASLLIKLGIPNIWAKAVSEPHGEILRQLGVKHVISPEKDMGKRVAHLVRGVMQDYIDIGEDFALVKTAPPQEILDKPLNLTKVRTVHGVTVTAYHRAGQGWSYATMETVILEGDIILVAGQTERVESFSRLP, encoded by the coding sequence TTGGCTAAATTCCGGTCATCATCGTTCTCCCTGTTCGGCCAGCGGCAGCCCGCCCGCCTGGCCGAGGAGGACTCCGTCGTGGTCATCGGCCTGGGACGGTTCGGCAGCGCCCTCGCGCTGGAGCTGATGGAGAGCGGCACCGAGGTGCTCGGTATCGACGACGACGAGGAGATCGTGCAGGCGCACAACCGGTTGCTCACCCACGTGGTGCGGGCAGACTCCACCAAGGAGGAGACCCTGCGGCAGCTCTCGGTGCCGGAGTTCAGCAGCGTCGTAGTCGCCATCGGCAGCGACATCCAGGCCAACATCCTCACGGCGTCGCTGCTGATCAAACTGGGGATCCCTAATATCTGGGCCAAGGCGGTGAGCGAACCGCACGGCGAGATCCTGCGCCAGCTGGGCGTCAAGCACGTGATCTCCCCGGAGAAGGACATGGGCAAACGCGTCGCCCACTTGGTGCGCGGGGTGATGCAGGACTACATCGACATCGGCGAGGACTTCGCCCTGGTGAAGACCGCCCCGCCCCAGGAGATCCTGGACAAGCCGCTGAACCTGACCAAGGTGCGCACGGTGCACGGGGTCACCGTCACCGCCTATCACCGGGCCGGCCAGGGCTGGAGCTACGCCACCATGGAGACCGTGATCCTCGAGGGCGACATCATCCTGGTGGCCGGCCAGACCGAACGCGTCGAGTCGTTCAGCCGGCTGCCGTGA
- a CDS encoding transcriptional regulator produces the protein MTTADALPDSAVVSLTTAKQMRALAHPLRLRILGELRIDGPRTVGALADLVDEAPGTLSYHLGKLAEFGFVEEAPELATDRRERWWRAAHDATRITPSAADAPADERLASAAMLHQVADVYAAALHAAVDAQQGQPRGWVDAATGGDTVAYLTVAELAEASAELEAVLGKWHAAGDRDRPGVQAVQFIVHASRRP, from the coding sequence ATGACCACCGCCGATGCCCTGCCAGACTCTGCCGTCGTCTCGCTCACGACCGCCAAGCAGATGCGCGCCCTCGCGCATCCGCTCCGGCTACGGATTCTCGGCGAACTGCGCATCGACGGTCCGCGCACCGTGGGCGCCCTGGCCGACCTCGTGGACGAGGCGCCGGGCACCCTGAGCTACCATCTGGGCAAGCTCGCCGAATTCGGCTTCGTCGAGGAGGCGCCCGAACTCGCCACGGATCGCCGCGAGCGCTGGTGGCGGGCCGCCCACGACGCCACCCGCATCACCCCGAGTGCTGCGGATGCGCCCGCCGACGAGCGCCTGGCCTCCGCCGCGATGTTGCACCAGGTGGCCGATGTGTACGCGGCCGCGCTGCACGCCGCGGTCGACGCGCAGCAGGGGCAGCCGCGCGGCTGGGTGGACGCGGCCACGGGCGGCGACACCGTGGCCTACCTCACCGTGGCCGAGCTGGCCGAGGCCAGCGCCGAACTCGAGGCCGTGCTGGGAAAGTGGCACGCCGCGGGGGATCGCGACCGGCCGGGCGTTCAGGCCGTGCAGTTCATCGTGCACGCGAGCCGGCGCCCGTGA
- a CDS encoding MFS transporter has protein sequence MTAGGREGRQWHRVDVNKLSTTSTGSTSAVYVDGLSTTSTSSTNEMVATTCWSSSSRPGGPDSTGGPGPTSEAVGPAPRRGLLALIALLGGHGLSLLGNVITVIVIPLYVLHDTGSVLATGIAGVFATVPVIVGGALGGVLVDRIGFRTAAIVADLASGATILLIPVLAATTGLPFPVLLTLVFLSGLLDTPGNTAKSALVPDLAEGAGLSVARATGIHSAVSRSAAMIGASVAAVCVIWLGPLNALLIDAVTFAVSALLLGVGVPRYADARPADPEAAAPAPSTPGPDHARPSETPTQPATRRGYWTDLAAGIRFLHHRPLLRNLVLMIVVTNCFDAAGLTVLMPAYASTVGADGAIFGVMVAVFSGGALAGAGLFTWLGQRWPRRPVLVISFLLAGAPPYLAMAAAVPVPVLLAVLAVAGLAAGSINPLITTVLYERVPRQLRARVLGAMTTGVSLGLPLGSLGAGVAVTAAGLAPVLLAVGAVYALVTLAPLMGGSWRNLEPGSLDLSREAHRD, from the coding sequence GTGACCGCCGGCGGACGGGAGGGACGGCAGTGGCACAGGGTCGACGTCAACAAGCTCAGCACGACGTCGACAGGCTCGACCAGCGCGGTCTACGTCGACGGGCTCAGCACGACGTCGACAAGCTCGACCAACGAGATGGTCGCGACCACATGCTGGTCGAGCTCGTCGAGACCCGGTGGCCCGGACTCGACCGGCGGGCCGGGGCCGACGAGCGAGGCTGTCGGACCTGCACCACGCCGCGGTCTCCTCGCGCTGATCGCCCTGTTGGGCGGGCACGGACTCTCCCTGCTCGGCAACGTCATCACGGTCATCGTCATCCCCTTGTATGTGCTGCACGACACCGGCTCGGTGCTCGCCACCGGGATCGCCGGGGTGTTCGCGACGGTGCCCGTGATCGTCGGGGGAGCCCTCGGCGGCGTCCTGGTGGACCGGATCGGCTTCCGCACCGCCGCCATCGTGGCCGACCTCGCCAGCGGGGCCACCATCCTGCTCATCCCGGTGCTCGCTGCCACCACCGGTCTGCCGTTCCCGGTGCTGCTCACCCTGGTCTTTCTCAGCGGTCTGCTCGACACCCCCGGCAACACCGCCAAGTCGGCGCTGGTGCCCGACCTGGCCGAGGGCGCCGGACTGAGTGTCGCCAGGGCCACCGGCATCCACTCGGCCGTGTCGCGCAGCGCCGCCATGATCGGCGCCTCGGTGGCCGCGGTGTGCGTTATCTGGCTGGGCCCGCTCAATGCGCTGCTCATCGACGCGGTGACCTTCGCGGTGTCCGCGCTGCTGCTCGGGGTGGGCGTGCCCAGATACGCGGATGCCCGCCCCGCGGATCCCGAGGCCGCCGCCCCCGCCCCGTCGACCCCGGGCCCCGACCATGCCCGCCCCTCCGAGACACCTACCCAGCCCGCCACCCGGCGCGGCTACTGGACCGACCTCGCCGCCGGCATCCGGTTTCTGCACCACCGACCACTGCTGCGAAATCTGGTGCTCATGATCGTGGTCACCAACTGCTTCGACGCCGCCGGCCTCACCGTGCTGATGCCCGCCTACGCCAGCACCGTCGGCGCGGACGGCGCGATCTTCGGGGTCATGGTCGCCGTGTTCTCCGGCGGTGCGCTCGCCGGGGCGGGACTCTTCACCTGGCTCGGCCAGCGGTGGCCCCGCCGACCGGTGCTCGTCATCTCCTTCCTACTCGCCGGCGCCCCGCCCTACCTCGCGATGGCCGCCGCCGTGCCCGTGCCGGTGCTGCTGGCCGTGCTCGCTGTCGCCGGTCTGGCGGCCGGGTCGATCAACCCGCTCATCACGACGGTGCTCTACGAACGGGTACCGCGGCAGCTACGCGCCCGGGTGCTCGGCGCGATGACCACCGGTGTCTCGCTGGGCCTTCCGTTGGGCAGCCTCGGAGCCGGCGTCGCCGTCACGGCGGCCGGCCTGGCCCCGGTTCTGCTGGCCGTCGGCGCCGTGTACGCCCTGGTCACGCTCGCCCCGCTGATGGGGGGATCCTGGCGGAACCTCGAACCCGGAAGCCTAGACCTGTCACGGGAGGCTCACAGGGACTAA
- a CDS encoding phosphoketolase: MVMADSSATPTAFTWPSRLPHALSTEALASVDAWWRAANYLSVGQIYLLDNPLLREPLTREHIKPRLLGHWGTTPGLNFLYAHLNRVIREREISTLYITGPGHGGPGMVANAYLDGTYSEIYSGIDQTVDGVKGLFRQFSFPGGIPSHASPETPGSIHEGGELGYALSHAYGAAFDNPDLLVAAVVGDGEAETGPLATSWHSNKFVDPLQDGVVLPILHLNGYKIANPTILARIPEHELLDLMRGYGHNPHIVSGGFDGEDPLAVHQRMAQTMDEVLNEIAAIKRAARAGDTNRPRWPMIILRTPKGWTCPPVIDGVQVEDSWRSHQVPLVNARDTQSHTDVLESWLRSYRPEELFDEAGAPAANITALAPHGDLRMSANPVANGGLLRRELKLPNFRDYAVEVPSPGATIDEATKVLGIWLADVIRDNPDNFRIFGPDETASNRLAPSVYAATDKQWNAEYLPGDTNLARAGRVMEMLSEHQCQGWLEGYLLTGRHGLFNCYEAFIHIIDSMFNQHAKWLKVTREIPWRRSISSLNYLLSSHVWRQDHNGFSHQDPGFIDHVVNKSADVVRVYLPFDANTLLSIYDHCLRSVDYVNVVVAGKQPAPNWLTMDQAVAHCERGLGIFEWAGTEKPGTEPDVVLAAAGEVPTLEVLAAAKILREAMPDLSVRVVNVVDLMRLQSEDDHPHGLSDREFDAYFTANKPIVFAYHGYPWLIHRLTYKRHGHSNLHARGYKENGTTTTPFDMVMLNDLDRYHLVMDVIDRVPGLGARAGLLRQQMQDARLRARQYTRDHGEDIPEVTDWVWAGNDAAAAAARTLDTTGGDNV, from the coding sequence ATGGTCATGGCTGACTCGTCCGCAACTCCCACCGCATTCACCTGGCCCAGCCGCCTGCCGCACGCGTTGAGCACCGAAGCGCTTGCCAGCGTGGACGCCTGGTGGCGCGCCGCCAACTATCTCTCGGTCGGCCAGATCTACCTGCTCGACAACCCGCTGCTGCGCGAGCCCCTCACCCGCGAGCACATCAAGCCGCGCCTGCTCGGCCACTGGGGAACCACGCCCGGCCTCAACTTCCTCTACGCCCACCTGAACCGGGTCATCCGCGAACGCGAGATCAGCACCCTCTACATCACCGGCCCCGGCCACGGCGGGCCCGGCATGGTCGCCAACGCCTACCTCGACGGCACCTACTCCGAGATCTACTCCGGCATCGACCAGACCGTCGACGGCGTCAAGGGCCTGTTCCGTCAGTTCTCCTTCCCCGGCGGCATCCCCAGCCACGCCTCGCCCGAGACCCCCGGCTCGATCCACGAGGGCGGCGAGCTCGGCTACGCGCTCAGCCACGCCTACGGTGCCGCGTTCGACAACCCCGACCTGCTCGTGGCCGCCGTCGTCGGCGACGGTGAGGCCGAAACCGGCCCGCTGGCCACCAGCTGGCACTCCAACAAGTTCGTCGACCCACTGCAGGATGGCGTCGTCCTGCCGATCCTGCACCTCAACGGCTACAAGATCGCCAACCCCACCATCCTCGCTCGCATCCCCGAGCACGAACTGCTCGACCTCATGCGCGGCTACGGCCACAACCCGCACATCGTCTCCGGCGGCTTCGACGGCGAAGACCCCCTGGCCGTGCACCAGCGCATGGCGCAGACCATGGACGAGGTGCTCAACGAGATCGCCGCCATCAAGCGCGCCGCCCGCGCCGGCGACACCAACCGGCCGCGCTGGCCGATGATCATCCTGCGCACCCCCAAGGGCTGGACCTGCCCGCCCGTCATCGACGGTGTGCAGGTGGAAGACTCCTGGCGCTCGCACCAGGTGCCGCTGGTCAACGCCCGCGACACCCAGTCGCACACCGACGTGCTCGAATCCTGGCTGCGTTCGTACCGTCCGGAGGAGCTCTTCGACGAAGCCGGCGCCCCCGCCGCGAACATCACCGCGCTCGCCCCGCACGGCGACCTGCGGATGAGCGCCAACCCCGTCGCCAACGGCGGACTGCTGCGCCGCGAGCTCAAACTTCCCAACTTCCGCGACTACGCGGTGGAGGTGCCGTCCCCCGGCGCCACCATCGACGAGGCCACCAAGGTGCTCGGCATCTGGCTCGCCGACGTCATCCGCGACAACCCGGACAACTTCCGCATCTTCGGACCCGACGAGACCGCGTCCAACCGGCTCGCGCCATCCGTCTACGCCGCCACCGACAAGCAGTGGAACGCCGAGTACCTGCCGGGGGACACCAACCTGGCCCGCGCCGGCCGGGTGATGGAGATGCTCAGCGAACACCAGTGCCAGGGCTGGCTGGAAGGCTACCTGCTCACCGGCCGGCACGGCCTGTTCAACTGCTACGAAGCGTTCATCCACATCATCGACTCGATGTTCAACCAGCACGCCAAGTGGCTCAAGGTCACCCGGGAGATCCCGTGGCGCCGCTCGATCTCGAGCCTGAACTACCTGCTCTCCTCACACGTCTGGCGCCAGGACCACAACGGCTTCAGCCACCAGGACCCCGGCTTCATCGACCACGTCGTGAACAAGAGCGCCGACGTCGTGCGGGTGTACCTGCCGTTCGACGCGAACACCCTGCTCTCCATCTACGACCACTGCCTGCGCAGCGTCGACTACGTCAACGTGGTCGTGGCCGGCAAGCAGCCGGCGCCGAACTGGCTCACCATGGACCAGGCCGTCGCACACTGCGAGCGGGGCCTGGGCATCTTCGAGTGGGCCGGCACCGAAAAGCCCGGCACCGAACCCGACGTGGTGCTCGCCGCCGCCGGCGAGGTGCCCACCCTCGAGGTGCTCGCCGCCGCCAAGATCCTCCGCGAGGCCATGCCCGACCTCAGCGTGCGTGTGGTCAACGTGGTCGACCTGATGCGCCTGCAGAGCGAGGACGACCACCCGCACGGGCTCTCCGACCGGGAGTTCGACGCCTACTTCACCGCCAACAAGCCCATCGTGTTCGCCTACCACGGCTACCCGTGGCTGATCCACCGGCTCACCTACAAGCGCCACGGCCACTCCAACCTGCACGCCCGCGGGTACAAGGAGAACGGAACGACGACGACGCCGTTCGACATGGTCATGCTCAACGACCTCGACCGGTACCACCTGGTGATGGATGTCATCGACCGGGTACCCGGACTCGGAGCCCGTGCCGGACTGCTTCGCCAGCAGATGCAGGATGCCCGCCTGCGTGCCCGGCAGTACACCCGCGATCACGGGGAAGACATTCCCGAGGTGACCGACTGGGTATGGGCTGGGAACGATGCCGCGGCAGCCGCCGCACGCACACTGGACACCACCGGCGGGGATAACGTATAA
- the pta gene encoding phosphate acetyltransferase has translation MARSIYITSAEGNTGKSTIALGVLDTLLHSIERVGVFRPIARSKHKPDYVLELLLTHLQARKPVGDHPVAQPALSYDECVGVTYDDVHADPDAALARIVARYKAVEAQCDAVVVIGSDFTDVGSPTELAYNARIAANLGVPVLLVLAGRVAFGQGEGLGQSDQLGQSEPRSSDDIRQLTDVALTELASEHVSLLGVVVNRADPANLNGLIAAVREGVDNTPETADASHAVVVPVWAIPEDAFLVAPSMKTILEATHGTLVQGDPELLSREALSVVVAAMSMVNVLPRLTEGSVVVIPSDRPEVLLAALMANSSATFPSLAGVVLVGGFALPESIEQLMKGLAPSVPIIRTDLASYEAALRITHTRGRLAADSQRKHDTALALFEQHVDGAALLDRLKVSRADVVTPLMFEYTLLERARQNRMRIVLPEGDDDRVLRAAATLLARDVADLIILGEEFEVRSRAIGLGLDIAKATVVSPFDDVLRMRFAEEYARLRAHKGVTIDQARDVVTDVSYFGTMMVQLGLADGMVSGASHTTAHTIRPSFEIIKTRPGVSVVSSVFLMALADRVLVYGDCAVNPDPTAAQLADIAISASETAIEFGIEPRIAMLSYSTGGSGSGADVEKVREATALVRERRPDLAVEGPIQYDAAADAAVAAAKMPESEVAGKANVFIFPDLNTGNNTYKAVQRSAGAVAIGPVLQGLRKPINDLSRGALVQDIVNTVAITAIQAASLAAVEAAV, from the coding sequence GTGGCTCGAAGCATCTACATCACCTCCGCCGAGGGAAATACCGGCAAATCTACTATCGCACTCGGCGTTCTCGACACCCTGTTGCACTCCATCGAGCGGGTGGGCGTCTTCCGCCCCATCGCCCGGTCCAAGCACAAGCCCGACTATGTGCTCGAACTCCTGCTCACCCACCTGCAGGCCCGCAAGCCCGTCGGCGACCACCCCGTCGCCCAGCCGGCGCTCAGCTACGACGAGTGCGTCGGCGTCACCTACGACGACGTGCACGCCGACCCGGATGCCGCACTCGCCCGCATCGTGGCCCGCTACAAGGCCGTCGAAGCGCAGTGCGACGCCGTGGTGGTCATCGGTAGTGACTTCACCGACGTGGGCAGCCCCACCGAGCTGGCCTACAACGCCCGCATCGCCGCGAACCTCGGTGTTCCGGTGCTGCTGGTGCTGGCCGGCCGGGTGGCCTTCGGCCAGGGCGAGGGACTGGGCCAGAGCGACCAGCTCGGCCAGAGCGAACCGCGCTCGAGCGACGACATCCGCCAGCTCACCGACGTGGCCCTGACCGAACTCGCCTCCGAGCACGTCTCGCTGCTCGGCGTCGTGGTCAACCGCGCCGACCCCGCCAACCTCAACGGCCTCATCGCCGCGGTGCGCGAGGGCGTCGACAACACCCCCGAGACCGCGGATGCGTCGCACGCCGTCGTCGTGCCCGTCTGGGCCATCCCCGAAGACGCGTTCCTCGTGGCCCCGAGCATGAAGACCATCCTCGAGGCCACCCACGGCACCCTGGTGCAGGGCGACCCCGAGCTGCTCTCCCGCGAGGCGCTCAGCGTGGTCGTGGCCGCCATGTCGATGGTCAACGTGCTGCCCCGCCTCACCGAGGGTTCCGTCGTCGTCATCCCCAGCGACCGCCCCGAGGTGCTGCTGGCCGCCCTGATGGCCAACTCGTCCGCCACCTTTCCGTCGCTGGCCGGCGTTGTTCTCGTCGGTGGCTTCGCGCTGCCCGAGTCGATCGAGCAGCTCATGAAGGGCCTCGCCCCGTCGGTGCCCATCATCCGCACCGACCTGGCCTCGTACGAGGCGGCGCTGCGCATCACCCACACCCGCGGCCGCCTGGCCGCCGACTCGCAGCGCAAGCACGACACCGCGCTGGCGCTGTTCGAGCAGCACGTCGACGGTGCCGCCCTGCTCGACCGGCTCAAGGTGAGCCGCGCCGACGTGGTCACCCCGCTGATGTTCGAGTACACCCTGCTCGAGCGCGCCCGCCAGAACCGCATGCGCATCGTGCTCCCCGAGGGCGACGACGACCGGGTGCTCCGCGCCGCGGCCACCCTGCTGGCCCGCGACGTGGCCGACCTGATCATCCTCGGCGAAGAGTTCGAGGTGCGTTCGCGCGCCATCGGCCTGGGCCTGGACATCGCCAAGGCCACCGTCGTCAGCCCGTTCGACGACGTGCTGCGGATGCGTTTCGCCGAGGAATACGCCCGGCTCCGCGCCCACAAGGGCGTCACCATCGACCAGGCCCGCGACGTTGTCACCGACGTCTCGTACTTCGGCACCATGATGGTGCAGCTCGGCCTGGCCGACGGCATGGTCTCCGGCGCATCGCACACCACCGCGCACACCATCCGGCCCAGCTTCGAGATCATCAAGACCCGCCCCGGTGTGTCCGTGGTCTCCAGCGTGTTCCTGATGGCACTGGCCGACCGGGTGCTCGTCTACGGCGACTGCGCGGTCAACCCCGACCCCACCGCCGCCCAGCTCGCCGACATCGCCATCTCGGCGTCGGAGACCGCCATCGAGTTCGGCATCGAGCCGCGCATCGCGATGCTCTCCTACTCCACCGGCGGCTCCGGCAGCGGCGCGGATGTCGAAAAGGTGCGGGAGGCCACCGCGCTGGTACGTGAGCGTCGCCCCGACCTCGCCGTTGAAGGCCCGATCCAGTACGACGCCGCGGCGGATGCCGCCGTGGCCGCCGCGAAGATGCCCGAATCCGAGGTCGCCGGCAAGGCGAACGTGTTCATCTTCCCCGACCTCAACACCGGCAACAACACCTACAAGGCGGTCCAGCGCAGCGCTGGCGCCGTGGCGATCGGCCCCGTCCTGCAGGGCCTGCGCAAACCCATCAACGACCTTTCCAGAGGAGCCCTCGTGCAGGACATCGTGAACACCGTGGCAATCACCGCCATCCAGGCCGCATCGCTGGCAGCAGTGGAGGCGGCCGTATGA